One genomic segment of Campylobacter sp. includes these proteins:
- a CDS encoding dihydroneopterin aldolase, which yields MIKILIEKLEFGTIIGTLDFERKREQRVWVWAKFGAEEFIDYARVCEYIKAEFREKKFRLVEDALKYFAQEFHSKFRSMDYFYMKILKPEILQDASVGAEIEIKF from the coding sequence ATGATTAAAATTTTAATCGAAAAGCTGGAATTTGGCACGATAATCGGGACGCTGGATTTTGAGCGCAAGCGCGAGCAGCGCGTCTGGGTGTGGGCGAAGTTCGGAGCGGAGGAATTTATCGACTATGCGCGGGTTTGCGAATATATCAAAGCAGAATTCCGCGAGAAAAAATTTCGCCTCGTAGAGGACGCGCTAAAATACTTCGCGCAGGAGTTTCACTCAAAATTTCGATCGATGGATTATTTTTATATGAAAATTTTAAAGCCCGAAATTTTACAAGACGCGAGCGTCGGCGCAGAAATAGAGATAAAATTTTAA
- the plsY gene encoding glycerol-3-phosphate 1-O-acyltransferase PlsY, with product MDKLSEILNIIYAALCDPSSKYFLGDEHGILGSGILGILYRTFTAPNFWCYFAAYLIAAIPFGLLIGRYLGGVDIKSEGSGSIGATNVLRVLKTRDPQKAKKLAILTVACDALKGVLPILIARALGFDENVLWSMAVFAVLGHCFSPYLKFNGGKGIATGAGVLACFIPIEIIIALAVWFVVGKTVKISSVASLAAALALVVASYVIHPQMPAINTHAPIFLIVFIVFYKHAPNIARLLKGEEKRVV from the coding sequence ATGGATAAACTTAGTGAAATTTTAAATATCATATACGCCGCTCTCTGCGATCCTAGCTCAAAATATTTTCTAGGAGATGAGCATGGAATTCTAGGAAGCGGAATTCTTGGAATTTTATATAGGACATTTACGGCGCCGAATTTTTGGTGCTACTTTGCTGCGTATCTGATCGCTGCGATCCCCTTTGGGCTTTTGATCGGCAGATACCTCGGTGGCGTGGATATCAAAAGCGAAGGCAGCGGCTCCATAGGCGCCACCAACGTCCTTCGCGTCTTAAAAACTCGCGATCCGCAAAAAGCAAAAAAGCTCGCGATCCTCACCGTCGCCTGCGACGCGCTAAAGGGCGTCCTGCCGATACTGATCGCGCGGGCTTTGGGCTTTGATGAAAATGTGCTATGGAGCATGGCTGTCTTTGCAGTGCTTGGGCATTGTTTTAGCCCGTATCTGAAATTTAACGGCGGCAAGGGCATTGCGACGGGAGCCGGCGTGCTTGCTTGCTTTATCCCTATCGAGATCATAATCGCGCTTGCAGTTTGGTTTGTAGTCGGCAAGACGGTTAAAATTTCATCCGTAGCCTCGCTTGCAGCGGCGCTTGCGCTAGTCGTAGCAAGCTACGTGATCCATCCGCAGATGCCAGCGATCAACACTCATGCGCCGATCTTTCTGATAGTTTTCATCGTATTTTACAAACACGCGCCGAATATCGCTAGGCTGCTTAAGGGCGAGGAAAAGCGCGTAGTATGA
- a CDS encoding DUF87 domain-containing protein: protein MKTLQENLKLFYLGLENGEPFFYKNKDLTTHALIIGMTGSGKTGLGITLLEEAAIDNIPSIIIDPKGDLTNLALTFPQMRAEDFEPYIDEAEAQNKGLSVREYAEQTANTWREGIEGSYQDLARVELLKNSADFRIYTPKSSAGLGISLLSDFEAPKGLNEEDLNNYVGGIAISVLSLAGIGSDNLSSPEFLLISQILTYHFNKGEGVSVVDLIAQIGNPPFDKIGVFDVNTFFPSDKRMALAMKINALIASPSFKLWCEGERLNIAKMLFDENGRARANIFSIAHLNDDERMFFVTLLLGEMIKWMRTTSGTSSLRAVLYMDEIYGFFPPNGNPPSKTPMLTLLKQARAFGLGCVLSTQNPVDLDYKGLSNIGTWFIGRLQTAQDKERVISGLSGIGSNPIDKSVLMEKISNLKKRNFLVKNINEDVLRVIETRFALSYLKGPLSNEQISNLMKDKKAEISSVSGAAQGVKSAGAAKPVVSAEISQLYSYGASLELSPYLYASAKMRFCDKGVDFTQQHSFLLSLSDVSEIDWSEASTREVANLSGQEQAGSLYGALPSFIAGAKNLNAQLKNFKEWLYRNEKLELFSALDLLSKPGESKEEFFVRLGDKANEILEAKTDEIAAKFEKEKARLEDKISRASEKYEKEKGDVLSRGVDAALNIGGAILGAFLGRSRSASNISKAISGAKSAHKILNERSEAKNAENSLSALQEELEVLTQKFEAEVDALKQSLDLKNIKLETKEISPKKTDIYDEKISLLWKS from the coding sequence ATGAAAACGCTTCAAGAAAATTTAAAGCTTTTTTATCTGGGGCTTGAAAACGGTGAGCCGTTTTTTTATAAAAACAAGGACCTGACGACCCACGCGCTTATCATCGGAATGACGGGTAGCGGTAAAACTGGACTTGGCATCACGCTGCTAGAGGAAGCCGCGATCGATAATATCCCATCCATCATCATCGATCCGAAGGGCGATCTAACGAATTTAGCTCTTACTTTCCCGCAGATGAGGGCTGAGGATTTTGAGCCTTATATCGATGAGGCTGAGGCGCAAAACAAAGGTCTTAGCGTGCGCGAGTACGCCGAGCAAACCGCAAATACCTGGCGCGAAGGGATCGAGGGCTCGTATCAAGATCTGGCGCGGGTGGAGCTTTTGAAAAACAGCGCCGATTTTAGAATTTATACGCCCAAATCAAGCGCAGGGCTTGGGATCAGCCTGCTAAGCGACTTTGAAGCGCCGAAGGGCTTAAACGAAGAGGATCTGAACAACTACGTCGGCGGCATCGCCATTAGCGTGCTAAGCCTTGCAGGGATCGGCAGCGATAATCTCAGCTCGCCGGAATTTTTACTAATCAGCCAAATTCTGACCTATCATTTTAACAAAGGCGAGGGGGTGAGCGTGGTGGATCTCATCGCGCAGATCGGCAACCCGCCTTTCGATAAGATCGGCGTTTTCGACGTTAATACCTTCTTTCCGAGCGATAAGCGAATGGCGCTTGCGATGAAGATTAATGCGCTCATCGCAAGCCCGAGTTTTAAGCTTTGGTGCGAGGGCGAGCGGCTAAATATCGCCAAGATGCTCTTTGATGAAAACGGCAGGGCGAGAGCGAATATATTTTCCATCGCGCATCTAAACGACGATGAAAGGATGTTTTTTGTCACGCTGCTTTTGGGCGAGATGATCAAATGGATGCGCACCACCAGCGGCACTAGCTCGCTACGCGCAGTACTTTATATGGATGAAATTTACGGCTTTTTTCCGCCAAACGGCAATCCGCCGAGCAAAACCCCGATGCTTACGCTACTAAAACAGGCTCGCGCGTTCGGTCTTGGTTGCGTTCTATCGACGCAAAACCCGGTCGATCTCGATTATAAGGGGCTTAGCAACATCGGTACGTGGTTTATCGGGCGCTTGCAGACCGCGCAGGATAAAGAGCGCGTCATCAGCGGTCTAAGCGGCATCGGCTCAAATCCGATCGACAAAAGCGTGCTGATGGAGAAAATTTCAAACCTCAAAAAGCGAAATTTTTTGGTAAAAAACATCAACGAGGACGTGCTGCGAGTGATCGAGACGCGCTTTGCGCTAAGCTATCTAAAGGGTCCTTTAAGCAACGAGCAAATTTCAAATTTAATGAAGGATAAAAAGGCTGAAATTTCGTCCGTGTCGGGCGCCGCGCAAGGCGTCAAATCCGCCGGCGCCGCCAAACCCGTAGTTTCTGCTGAAATTTCGCAGCTTTACAGCTATGGCGCGAGCCTTGAGCTAAGCCCGTATCTTTATGCAAGCGCAAAGATGCGATTTTGCGACAAAGGAGTCGATTTTACGCAGCAGCACTCCTTTTTGCTTTCGCTTTCGGACGTAAGCGAAATAGATTGGAGCGAGGCGAGCACGCGAGAAGTTGCAAATTTAAGTGGACAGGAGCAGGCGGGCTCGCTCTACGGCGCGCTTCCTAGCTTCATCGCGGGAGCAAAAAATTTAAACGCTCAGCTTAAAAACTTTAAGGAGTGGCTCTACCGCAACGAAAAGTTAGAACTTTTTAGCGCGCTTGATCTGCTCTCAAAACCGGGCGAGAGCAAGGAGGAGTTTTTCGTGCGCCTAGGCGATAAGGCAAACGAAATTTTAGAGGCCAAAACCGATGAAATCGCGGCTAAATTTGAAAAGGAAAAAGCGCGCCTTGAGGATAAAATTTCGCGCGCTAGCGAAAAATACGAGAAGGAAAAGGGCGACGTGCTAAGTCGCGGGGTGGATGCGGCGCTAAACATAGGTGGAGCGATCTTAGGCGCGTTTTTAGGCCGCTCGCGCAGCGCTAGCAATATCTCTAAAGCGATCAGCGGCGCCAAGAGCGCGCATAAAATTTTAAATGAACGAAGCGAAGCCAAAAATGCCGAAAATAGCCTAAGCGCGCTACAAGAGGAGCTGGAGGTGCTTACGCAGAAATTTGAAGCTGAAGTGGACGCGCTAAAACAGAGCCTGGATCTAAAAAATATTAAACTCGAAACGAAAGAAATTTCGCCGAAGAAAACCGACATCTACGACGAGAAAATTTCGCTACTTTGGAAGAGCTAA
- a CDS encoding methylenetetrahydrofolate reductase — protein sequence MLKEKIRNGKSGILLYGIVPPKITSSQDELERLGTAWSQRLGECECDGIVIYDLQDESARTKDERTFPFVHTIDPARYYTQYLHTDKEAIIYRAVGKYDEAEFCEILRHAASRLGVFVGASSKNEECKLHLSRAYEIKRLVAPHLCLGGICIPERHEKSHDEHLKIAEKTADGCEFFITQAVYNVQNAKDFIDDYAALECKKVPIIFTFTPCGSLKTLEFMKWLGISVPDFLQQRLQSSVDILQSSTALCAEMFDFIYKYALAKGVSVGANVESVSTRRVEIEASLSLLKEIRKIILKHENLGFYVI from the coding sequence GTGTTAAAAGAAAAAATTAGAAATGGAAAAAGCGGAATTCTACTCTACGGCATCGTTCCGCCTAAAATCACGTCCTCTCAAGACGAGCTCGAGCGCCTAGGTACGGCGTGGTCGCAGCGCCTAGGCGAATGCGAATGCGACGGCATCGTCATCTACGATCTACAAGATGAAAGCGCGCGCACGAAAGATGAGCGGACCTTTCCTTTTGTGCATACGATCGATCCTGCGCGCTATTACACGCAGTATCTACACACTGATAAAGAAGCGATCATCTACCGCGCAGTAGGCAAATACGATGAAGCGGAATTTTGCGAAATTCTAAGGCATGCCGCAAGCAGGCTGGGCGTTTTCGTGGGGGCGAGCTCTAAAAACGAAGAATGCAAACTGCATCTAAGCCGCGCCTATGAGATCAAGCGACTCGTGGCGCCGCATCTTTGCCTAGGCGGCATCTGCATTCCTGAACGCCATGAAAAGAGCCACGACGAGCACCTAAAAATCGCGGAGAAGACTGCGGACGGGTGCGAATTTTTTATCACTCAGGCGGTTTATAATGTGCAAAATGCCAAAGATTTCATCGACGATTACGCCGCTTTGGAGTGCAAAAAGGTGCCGATAATCTTTACTTTTACGCCGTGCGGTAGCCTAAAGACGCTTGAGTTTATGAAATGGCTTGGCATCTCGGTGCCAGATTTTCTGCAGCAGCGACTGCAAAGCAGCGTCGATATCTTGCAAAGTTCAACAGCACTGTGCGCAGAGATGTTTGATTTCATCTACAAATACGCCCTCGCAAAAGGGGTGAGCGTGGGCGCAAACGTCGAGAGTGTCAGCACCCGCCGCGTCGAAATCGAAGCCTCGCTCAGCTTACTAAAAGAGATCAGAAAAATTATCCTTAAGCACGAGAATTTGGGATTTTACGTTATTTAA